Proteins found in one bacterium genomic segment:
- a CDS encoding FAD-dependent oxidoreductase — MVHDLIIVGGGPAGVAAGIYAARKKLKGILISDSVGGQAVVSAEIQNFIGIKSISGLNLAKTLKDQLEFQKNIKIIEGDSVTEIKKNKAGFKIFTKERKNFDTKTILIVSGSRRKKINIPGEKEFEGRGVFYCSICDAPLMRNKTVAVIGGGNSGFEAVSDLLAYASKIYLLEYTDVLSADLITKEKVKKSKKVEIITMAEAREIFGGEFVKGLEYKDRRNGKIKKLNLQGVFVSVGYQPNSEIAKNLVKLNKNNEIIIDPKTQETSCKGIWAAGDVTDGLYRQVNIAIGDAIKAALNIDSYLYALSMKRFLKKK; from the coding sequence GAATTTTAATAAGCGATTCCGTCGGCGGGCAAGCGGTGGTTTCCGCGGAAATCCAGAATTTTATCGGTATTAAATCAATATCCGGCTTAAATTTGGCCAAAACGCTCAAAGACCAGCTGGAATTCCAAAAAAATATAAAAATCATTGAGGGCGATTCCGTCACGGAAATCAAAAAAAATAAAGCGGGATTCAAGATTTTTACCAAAGAAAGGAAAAATTTTGACACCAAAACTATTTTGATCGTTTCCGGCAGCCGCCGGAAAAAAATAAACATTCCCGGGGAAAAAGAATTTGAAGGCCGGGGAGTTTTTTATTGTTCCATCTGCGACGCTCCTTTGATGAGAAATAAAACCGTGGCCGTTATCGGAGGCGGAAATTCCGGCTTTGAGGCGGTTTCCGACCTTTTAGCTTACGCTTCCAAAATTTATCTCCTGGAATACACTGATGTTTTAAGCGCCGATTTGATTACCAAAGAAAAAGTAAAAAAATCGAAAAAAGTTGAAATCATCACGATGGCCGAGGCGCGGGAAATTTTCGGCGGGGAATTCGTCAAAGGATTAGAGTATAAAGACCGCCGCAACGGCAAGATTAAAAAATTAAATCTCCAGGGCGTGTTTGTCAGCGTCGGCTATCAGCCCAACAGCGAGATTGCCAAAAATTTGGTCAAACTGAATAAAAATAACGAAATTATAATTGACCCTAAAACTCAGGAAACTTCCTGTAAAGGAATTTGGGCCGCCGGCGATGTTACCGACGGTTTGTATCGCCAGGTGAACATTGCCATTGGCGATGCCATTAAGGCGGCTTTGAATATTGACAGTTATCTTTACGCTTTGTCGATGAAGCGATTTTTAAAGAAAAAATAA